A window from Tenacibaculum singaporense encodes these proteins:
- a CDS encoding NAD(P)/FAD-dependent oxidoreductase: MEHVVIIGNGISGVTAARHIRKLSDKKITIISSETDEFFSRTALMYVYMGHMKFEHTQPYESWFWKKNRINLKKGFVSKVHSSEKEIAFSTGEKLSYDKLIIATGSKPNKFGWPGQDLKGVMGMYHKQDLEALEQYAPNNKVCKRAVIVGGGLIGIELAEMLHSRNIPVTFLVRENSFWDKVLPKEESAMINREIIENHIDLRLGVTLKEIKSDKNGYVTSVIIEETGEEIPCNVVGLTAGVSPNVDFLKGSEIELGRGVKVNRFLETNIKDVYAIGDCAEQHEAIGLRRPIEAVWYTGRMMGETVAQTICGNRIQYKPGHWFNSAKFIDIEYQTYGWVWPQPKKNEAHFYWEHESGKKCIRINYDKNTQEFLGINTLGIRMRHEFFDKVLNEKQSVTYTLEHLADANFDPEFYKLHESEIVAKFNKENNTNIQLKKKSWKRIFSRV; the protein is encoded by the coding sequence ATGGAGCACGTTGTTATTATTGGTAATGGAATTTCTGGAGTTACAGCCGCAAGGCATATCAGAAAATTATCAGACAAAAAAATTACCATTATTTCTTCTGAAACTGATGAGTTCTTTTCAAGAACAGCTTTAATGTATGTGTACATGGGACACATGAAATTTGAACATACACAACCTTACGAATCTTGGTTTTGGAAAAAAAACAGAATCAATCTCAAAAAAGGTTTTGTTTCAAAAGTACATTCATCAGAAAAAGAAATAGCCTTTAGCACTGGAGAAAAACTGTCTTACGATAAGTTAATTATAGCCACTGGCTCTAAACCTAACAAGTTTGGTTGGCCTGGACAAGACTTAAAAGGTGTTATGGGAATGTATCATAAACAAGATTTAGAGGCTCTTGAACAATATGCTCCAAACAACAAAGTATGTAAAAGAGCTGTTATTGTTGGTGGAGGTTTAATTGGAATTGAACTTGCCGAAATGCTTCATAGCAGAAATATTCCTGTTACTTTTTTAGTTCGTGAAAATAGTTTTTGGGACAAAGTGTTACCCAAGGAAGAATCTGCCATGATAAATCGTGAAATTATAGAAAATCATATCGATTTACGATTAGGTGTAACTCTAAAAGAAATAAAATCAGATAAAAACGGATACGTTACATCTGTAATTATTGAAGAAACTGGTGAAGAAATACCTTGTAACGTTGTTGGTTTAACTGCTGGTGTTTCTCCAAATGTTGATTTTTTAAAAGGCTCGGAAATTGAGCTTGGTAGGGGAGTTAAAGTCAATCGTTTTTTAGAAACCAACATCAAAGATGTGTATGCAATTGGAGATTGTGCAGAACAACACGAAGCAATTGGTTTACGTCGTCCTATTGAAGCCGTTTGGTACACTGGTAGAATGATGGGTGAAACCGTTGCGCAAACTATTTGTGGCAACCGAATTCAATATAAACCAGGACACTGGTTTAACTCAGCAAAGTTTATTGATATTGAATACCAAACCTATGGTTGGGTATGGCCACAACCTAAAAAAAATGAAGCGCATTTTTACTGGGAACATGAGAGTGGTAAAAAATGTATTCGAATTAACTACGATAAAAACACACAAGAATTCCTTGGCATAAATACATTAGGGATACGCATGCGTCATGAATTTTTTGACAAAGTTTTGAATGAAAAGCAGTCTGTAACTTATACTTTAGAGCATTTAGCAGACGCAAACTTCGATCCTGAATTCTATAAACTTCACGAATCAGAAATTGTAGCAAAATTCAACAAAGAAAACAACACCAATATTCAATTAAAAAAGAAAAGCTGGAAGCGAATTTTCAGCAGAGTTTAG
- a CDS encoding 4Fe-4S binding protein encodes MKIIKQTGLLLFLIGLIIFSGVIFTGFFNLNQSELDSFITEKGYKSEIIKEELSKAIVTDESLNIFEFSSRVRNAYEASNNHYNTLIAKYDAEKNWDKKGEQYQYLIYGKPHTLSYELAKKSGNGFVKNNSGLLWLLTFGLGILGALLFILPNFIVLGPKGIKNNGIYLEASTNRGWIAWLVLIYLVVFYLLLYFFPDYVVNWTFILDPISKFLNGGEASQWFVYGFLYCVIMLTMGVRMYIKYRHNKYQVIRTTSVLFFQIVFAFLIPEIMTSLNMPGYDFKNAFPLDYDFFFEWNLDSLRNSGAIGLFILVWGIVLTLIIVPVMVYFFGKRWYCSWVCGCGGLAETLGDPYRQHSDKSMNAWKLERWLIHSVLVFSLIMTVVTLYCYFTGAQSFLGINSQWIKDTYSFLIGAWFAGVIGTGFYPIFGNRVWCRFGCPLAAYLGIVQRFKSRFRITTNGGQCISCGNCSTYCEQGIDVRAYAQKGENIVRASCVGCGICSAVCPRGVLKLENGPEKGRINPTEVLLGNDVDLMKLVNEK; translated from the coding sequence ATGAAAATAATAAAACAAACAGGTTTACTTCTATTCTTAATAGGATTAATCATTTTTTCAGGAGTAATTTTTACTGGTTTTTTTAATTTAAATCAATCAGAGTTAGACTCATTTATTACTGAAAAAGGATATAAAAGCGAAATTATAAAAGAGGAACTCAGTAAAGCTATCGTTACCGATGAAAGCTTGAATATTTTTGAGTTTTCTAGTCGAGTTAGGAATGCCTATGAAGCATCTAACAATCATTACAATACTCTAATTGCTAAATACGATGCTGAAAAAAATTGGGATAAAAAAGGTGAACAATATCAATATTTAATCTACGGTAAACCCCATACGCTAAGTTATGAATTGGCTAAAAAATCAGGCAATGGTTTTGTGAAAAACAACTCAGGATTGCTATGGTTACTTACTTTTGGGTTAGGTATTTTGGGAGCGTTGTTATTTATACTTCCTAATTTTATAGTACTTGGTCCAAAAGGAATAAAGAATAATGGTATTTATTTAGAAGCTAGTACAAATCGAGGATGGATAGCTTGGTTAGTTTTAATTTACTTAGTTGTTTTTTACTTGTTGCTTTATTTTTTCCCTGATTATGTGGTGAACTGGACTTTTATATTAGACCCTATCAGCAAATTTTTAAACGGTGGAGAAGCTAGCCAATGGTTTGTATATGGTTTTTTATACTGTGTGATTATGCTTACAATGGGAGTAAGAATGTATATAAAATACAGACATAACAAATATCAAGTTATTAGAACAACTTCTGTTTTATTCTTTCAAATTGTATTTGCCTTCCTTATTCCAGAAATCATGACCAGTTTAAATATGCCTGGGTATGATTTTAAAAATGCTTTTCCGTTAGACTATGATTTCTTTTTTGAATGGAATTTAGATAGCTTGAGAAATAGCGGAGCTATTGGTTTATTTATTTTAGTTTGGGGTATTGTACTTACGCTTATCATTGTCCCTGTAATGGTATATTTCTTTGGAAAAAGATGGTATTGCTCTTGGGTTTGTGGTTGTGGTGGTTTAGCTGAAACTTTAGGTGATCCATACCGCCAGCATTCTGACAAAAGTATGAATGCATGGAAACTAGAGCGCTGGTTAATACATAGTGTCTTAGTATTTTCGTTAATAATGACTGTTGTAACATTATACTGTTACTTTACTGGAGCACAATCTTTCCTTGGAATAAATTCTCAATGGATTAAAGATACCTATAGCTTTTTAATAGGTGCTTGGTTTGCAGGAGTTATTGGTACCGGGTTTTATCCAATTTTTGGAAACCGTGTTTGGTGCCGTTTTGGTTGCCCTTTAGCTGCTTATTTAGGAATTGTACAACGTTTTAAATCTCGATTTAGAATTACTACCAATGGCGGACAATGTATTTCTTGCGGAAATTGTTCTACGTATTGTGAACAAGGTATTGATGTACGTGCATATGCCCAAAAAGGAGAAAATATTGTTCGTGCAAGTTGTGTTGGTTGTGGAATTTGTTCGGCAGTATGTCCTCGTGGAGTATTAAAGTTGGAAAATGGTCCGGAAAAAGGACGTATCAATCCAACAGAGGTTTTATTAGGTAACGATGTTGATTTAATGAAATTGGTAAATGAAAAGTAA
- a CDS encoding toxin-antitoxin system YwqK family antitoxin, translated as MKSNVFILCFFITFSLVGQKTYHKSFYEEGTLKEEGWLENNKKTDYWIFYYKNGNIKKEGSFKNNLPVKYWHFYYENSFKKKEGHFINGLPNKWWVFYNNKGGIYQKCQIKNDKKNGYCLLYKKQKLTKAIKFKEGLKLKEWNNLSSFAKENNLNDLK; from the coding sequence ATGAAAAGTAATGTTTTCATACTATGCTTTTTTATTACTTTCTCTTTAGTTGGGCAAAAAACATATCATAAATCATTTTATGAAGAAGGAACACTAAAAGAAGAAGGCTGGCTTGAAAATAATAAAAAAACCGATTATTGGATTTTTTATTATAAAAATGGAAACATTAAAAAAGAAGGTAGTTTTAAAAATAACCTTCCTGTTAAGTATTGGCATTTTTACTATGAAAACTCTTTTAAAAAAAAGGAAGGACATTTTATTAATGGATTACCAAACAAATGGTGGGTCTTTTACAATAATAAAGGAGGTATTTATCAAAAATGTCAAATCAAAAACGACAAAAAAAATGGATACTGTTTGTTATACAAAAAACAAAAGTTAACAAAAGCTATAAAGTTTAAAGAAGGACTAAAGCTAAAAGAATGGAATAATTTGTCTTCTTTTGCAAAAGAAAACAATCTCAACGACTTAAAATAA
- a CDS encoding glycosyltransferase family 2 protein gives MNPLIKVIIPAYNEQDSIAHVINDIPSIVSEVIVISNNSTDNTEINAKNAGATVLSENRKGYGYACLKGMEYISIKKEKPDIVVFLDGDYSDYPEQLTELVAPIMNDNIDFVIGARVQRLREKGSMTPQQVFGNWLATTLMKLFFGAKFTDLGPFRAIKYDKLLALNMEDKTYGWTVEMQLKALKQKLTYTEIPMKYRNRIGVSKVSGTVKGSILAGIKILGWIFKYSFK, from the coding sequence ATGAACCCACTTATAAAAGTTATCATCCCCGCATATAACGAACAAGATTCCATTGCCCATGTAATCAATGACATTCCTTCCATAGTAAGCGAGGTAATTGTTATTAGTAACAATTCAACAGATAATACTGAAATCAATGCTAAAAATGCAGGTGCTACAGTACTTTCTGAAAATAGAAAAGGCTACGGATATGCTTGTTTAAAAGGGATGGAATATATTTCTATTAAAAAAGAAAAACCAGATATCGTTGTTTTTTTAGACGGAGATTATTCTGATTATCCTGAACAACTTACTGAGCTTGTTGCCCCAATAATGAATGATAACATTGATTTTGTAATTGGTGCTCGTGTACAACGACTACGTGAAAAGGGTTCTATGACTCCTCAACAAGTTTTTGGTAATTGGCTAGCAACTACTTTGATGAAGTTGTTTTTTGGTGCAAAATTCACTGATTTAGGTCCTTTCAGAGCAATAAAATATGATAAACTACTAGCTTTAAACATGGAAGACAAAACGTATGGATGGACAGTAGAAATGCAATTAAAAGCTTTGAAACAAAAATTAACTTATACAGAAATTCCTATGAAATATAGAAATAGAATTGGCGTTTCAAAGGTTTCAGGAACTGTAAAAGGTAGTATATTAGCCGGCATAAAAATTTTAGGTTGGATCTTTAAATATAGCTTTAAATAA
- a CDS encoding cellulose synthase family protein — protein MVLEYIIITLYTISLVLILLYAIAQLNLLINYLKAQKKKESTPKLDLSDINKVPYVTIQLPVYNELYVMERLLHNIAQLEYPREKLEIQVLDDSTDESVESTAKQIKELQKTGLDIQHIRRENRQGFKAGALKEGLKTAKGEFIAIFDADFLPKENWLLETVPYFKDPEIGVVQTRWGHINRNYSTLTKIQAFALDAHFTLEQVGRNSQGHFINFNGTAGIWRKECIYDAGNWEGDTLTEDLDLSYRAQLKNWKFKYLENVVTPAELPVVISAARSQQFRWNKGGAENFQKMLKRIITSSTIPFKTKLHGTLHLLNSSMFTCIFLVAVLSIPMLYIKNEYAHLKIYFLVMSFFIVSTFIFFVCYWFMYKRTYGGGFWNFIKYIGAFFAFFSIAMGFSLHNTIAVLEGHLGKKSEFVRTPKFNIKSLKDSWKNNKYIRKRPSLHVIIEGLLALYFAFGMYSAFTVGDQGGDFGLFPFHLMLFVGFGYVFFKSIFSKA, from the coding sequence ATGGTCTTAGAATACATAATAATTACACTATACACTATATCATTAGTACTTATATTGTTATACGCTATAGCTCAGTTAAACCTGCTTATCAACTATTTGAAAGCTCAGAAAAAAAAGGAAAGCACACCCAAATTAGATTTATCTGACATTAACAAAGTTCCGTATGTAACAATACAGCTTCCTGTTTATAATGAGCTATATGTAATGGAGCGTTTATTACACAATATTGCTCAATTAGAATATCCACGCGAAAAGTTAGAAATTCAAGTATTAGATGATTCTACCGATGAATCAGTTGAGAGCACAGCTAAACAAATTAAAGAGCTTCAAAAAACAGGTTTAGACATTCAACATATTAGACGTGAAAACCGTCAAGGATTTAAGGCTGGCGCCTTAAAGGAAGGACTTAAAACGGCCAAAGGTGAGTTTATTGCTATTTTTGATGCCGATTTCTTACCTAAGGAAAATTGGTTATTGGAAACTGTTCCGTATTTTAAAGATCCTGAAATAGGCGTAGTTCAAACTCGTTGGGGACATATTAATAGAAATTATTCAACCTTAACAAAAATTCAAGCGTTTGCTTTAGATGCTCATTTTACGTTAGAACAAGTAGGTAGAAATAGCCAAGGACATTTTATTAATTTTAATGGTACTGCAGGTATTTGGCGTAAAGAGTGTATTTACGATGCTGGAAACTGGGAGGGAGATACTTTAACGGAAGATTTAGATTTAAGCTACCGTGCACAATTAAAGAACTGGAAATTCAAATATTTAGAAAATGTTGTTACTCCTGCTGAATTACCAGTAGTTATTAGCGCTGCTCGTTCACAACAGTTTAGATGGAATAAAGGGGGAGCTGAGAATTTTCAGAAAATGTTAAAAAGGATTATTACAAGTTCTACTATTCCCTTTAAAACAAAACTTCATGGAACGCTACATTTACTAAACAGTTCAATGTTTACTTGTATCTTTTTAGTAGCTGTTTTAAGTATACCTATGTTGTATATTAAAAATGAATATGCGCATTTGAAAATTTACTTCTTAGTAATGAGCTTTTTTATTGTAAGCACCTTTATTTTCTTTGTCTGCTACTGGTTTATGTATAAAAGGACTTATGGAGGAGGTTTCTGGAATTTTATCAAATATATTGGTGCCTTTTTCGCTTTTTTCTCTATTGCCATGGGCTTCTCTTTACACAATACAATTGCTGTTTTAGAAGGTCATTTAGGTAAAAAAAGTGAATTTGTAAGAACCCCTAAATTCAATATTAAGTCGTTAAAAGATAGTTGGAAAAACAATAAATACATTCGTAAAAGACCCTCTTTACATGTAATTATAGAAGGTTTGTTAGCTTTATACTTTGCTTTTGGTATGTATAGTGCTTTTACTGTTGGTGATCAGGGTGGAGACTTTGGTTTGTTCCCTTTTCATTTAATGTTATTTGTTGGTTTTGGATATGTCTTTTTTAAATCGATTTTCTCAAAAGCTTAA
- a CDS encoding mannosyltransferase → MSFLKKYSSIILTFVSVVLYFLFAYTIERTEFNKLLFLWISLFTCYFALLRDKELSFAHLAAISVLFRLVFFFATPNLSQDFYRFIWDGRMILEGLNPYLSLPQTFIEQHSYPINQAKELYEGMGALNGSHYTNYPPINQLCFLIGALFAKNSIIGSVIVMRKLIILADIGILYFGKKLLERLQLPVKNIFLYVLNPFVIIELTGNLHFEPVMLFFLVWSIYTLHKQKWFLAAILLACSVSVKLIPLLFLPLFFQWFVKNDFSLLKGFKKLAFFYGTVVLTIVLLFLPFYSPELISNYTNSVGLWFRSFEFNASFYYLAREIGYLFRGYNEIAIIGKTIPILTVCFLLILTFFKKNKSTKQLILSMLFALSFYYFLTTTMHPWYIATLLILSVFTQYRYAVLWSLVVILSYQAYANSPWQENLWLITLEYIILYSYFIWEVFIKRKPTQN, encoded by the coding sequence ATGTCTTTTTTAAAAAAATATAGCTCAATTATACTAACCTTTGTTAGTGTTGTTCTTTATTTTTTATTTGCTTATACAATTGAACGCACCGAATTTAACAAGTTACTTTTTCTCTGGATTAGCCTATTTACTTGTTATTTTGCTCTTTTACGAGATAAAGAATTATCGTTTGCTCATTTAGCTGCAATTTCGGTCTTATTTCGATTGGTTTTCTTTTTTGCTACTCCTAATCTATCTCAAGATTTCTATCGTTTTATTTGGGATGGACGTATGATTTTAGAAGGGTTGAACCCTTATTTATCCTTACCTCAAACATTTATTGAGCAACATAGCTACCCTATTAACCAAGCTAAAGAATTATATGAAGGAATGGGAGCTTTGAATGGTAGTCATTATACCAATTACCCCCCAATTAATCAGTTATGCTTTTTAATAGGCGCTCTGTTTGCTAAAAACAGCATTATTGGGAGCGTCATTGTAATGCGAAAACTTATTATCTTGGCTGATATTGGTATTTTATACTTTGGTAAAAAACTTTTAGAAAGATTACAATTACCCGTTAAAAACATTTTTCTATACGTTTTAAACCCATTTGTTATAATTGAACTTACTGGAAACTTACATTTTGAACCCGTTATGTTATTCTTTCTGGTTTGGAGTATTTATACACTACATAAACAGAAGTGGTTTTTAGCAGCTATACTACTGGCTTGTTCAGTTTCTGTAAAACTGATTCCTTTACTCTTTTTACCTTTATTTTTTCAATGGTTTGTAAAGAATGATTTTTCACTTCTTAAAGGATTCAAAAAATTAGCATTCTTTTACGGAACTGTAGTTCTAACAATTGTGTTACTTTTTCTTCCTTTCTATTCTCCAGAGTTAATTTCAAACTATACCAACTCTGTTGGCTTATGGTTTAGAAGCTTTGAGTTTAATGCTAGTTTTTACTACTTAGCTAGAGAAATTGGTTATCTATTTAGAGGCTATAATGAGATTGCTATTATTGGCAAAACAATACCTATTCTTACCGTTTGCTTTTTATTAATTCTTACTTTTTTCAAAAAAAACAAGTCTACAAAACAGTTAATTCTAAGTATGCTATTTGCTTTGTCGTTCTACTATTTTTTAACAACAACAATGCATCCTTGGTATATAGCAACGCTTTTAATTTTATCTGTATTTACTCAATATCGTTATGCTGTTTTGTGGAGTTTAGTTGTTATTCTAAGTTATCAAGCTTACGCTAACTCTCCATGGCAAGAAAATCTTTGGTTAATTACTTTAGAGTATATTATTCTATACAGTTACTTTATTTGGGAAGTTTTTATAAAAAGAAAACCCACTCAAAATTGA
- a CDS encoding acyltransferase yields MDTNKTFFAHETAVIDDGCVIGDGTKIWHFCHIMPNCTIGNNCNIGQNVVVSPQVILGNNVKVQNNVSIYTGVTCEDDVFLGPSMVFTNVINPRSAIKRQDQYLETVVKKGASIGANATIVCGNNIGEYAFIGAGAVVTKEVKPYALVVGNPSKQIGWISEYGHRLNFDDEDLATCPESGDKYALKNNELRKL; encoded by the coding sequence ATGGATACAAACAAAACATTTTTTGCACATGAAACAGCAGTTATTGATGATGGTTGCGTAATTGGAGATGGTACCAAAATATGGCATTTCTGCCATATCATGCCTAATTGTACCATTGGTAATAACTGTAATATTGGACAAAACGTAGTAGTGTCACCACAAGTTATTTTAGGGAATAATGTAAAGGTTCAAAATAATGTTTCTATATATACAGGAGTAACATGCGAAGATGATGTTTTTTTAGGACCTTCTATGGTTTTTACAAATGTAATTAATCCACGTAGCGCCATAAAAAGACAAGATCAGTACTTAGAAACAGTTGTTAAAAAAGGAGCGAGTATAGGAGCAAATGCAACAATTGTATGCGGTAACAATATTGGAGAATACGCTTTTATAGGAGCAGGAGCTGTGGTAACTAAAGAAGTTAAACCTTATGCGTTAGTTGTGGGAAATCCATCAAAACAAATAGGGTGGATTAGTGAGTACGGACATCGGTTAAATTTTGATGATGAAGACTTGGCTACTTGCCCAGAAAGTGGAGATAAATATGCCTTGAAAAACAACGAGTTAAGAAAACTTTAA
- a CDS encoding energy transducer TonB produces MKTPKKHAKKQLEKFSTIFTQLGLVLTLFVVFLVLEHETAKDIAIVEPTNAQVYEKVYTFDTPVIVKREVKEIEKPKQERVIKEVFKPEVVDDNTENTTVIDLPVDDGSIDAATLTQVKEEEVVDKDDDPVSINNVQNRPVFKGCEGLSEEENMKCFERKIQQHIQRNFNSELAQDVGLSSGKYKIITQFIIDKKGDVVDVKIRAPHYKLKKETDRVVNKIPKFTPGKQNNKEVKVKYTLPITFRVE; encoded by the coding sequence ATGAAAACACCTAAAAAACATGCTAAGAAGCAATTAGAAAAATTCTCAACTATTTTCACACAGTTAGGCTTGGTGCTAACTTTGTTTGTAGTTTTTCTTGTTTTAGAACATGAAACAGCCAAAGACATTGCAATAGTTGAACCTACGAATGCACAGGTTTATGAGAAGGTTTACACTTTTGACACTCCCGTTATTGTAAAAAGAGAAGTAAAAGAAATAGAAAAACCAAAGCAAGAACGCGTAATTAAAGAAGTATTTAAACCAGAAGTAGTAGATGATAACACAGAAAACACCACTGTAATAGATTTGCCTGTTGATGATGGTTCTATAGATGCTGCAACACTAACTCAGGTAAAAGAAGAAGAGGTAGTTGATAAAGACGATGATCCAGTTTCAATTAACAATGTGCAAAATAGACCTGTTTTTAAAGGATGTGAAGGGCTCTCAGAAGAAGAAAATATGAAATGCTTTGAAAGAAAAATACAACAGCATATTCAACGTAATTTTAACTCAGAATTGGCGCAAGATGTAGGATTAAGTTCTGGAAAGTATAAAATAATAACTCAATTTATTATTGATAAAAAAGGGGATGTAGTTGACGTTAAAATTAGAGCACCACATTATAAATTAAAAAAAGAAACTGATAGGGTTGTAAATAAAATACCAAAATTTACTCCAGGAAAACAGAATAATAAAGAAGTAAAAGTAAAATATACGCTACCTATTACTTTTAGAGTGGAATAA
- a CDS encoding energy transducer TonB, producing the protein MEIKKNPKSNLENYSKLFMQIGLVLALFVTYVAIENKTYDKEYGELGMANMATDIEEETIELQIEPPKPKPNTPPPPAPEKIEVVEDEEEIEETVIESTETDESEAVEVEDIQEVEEVEEVVEDVPFAIIEEVPVFPGCSGTKAQKKECLNKKLQKHIQRNFNAELANELGLSPGKKRIYVQFKIDKDGSITNVAARAPHPRLKKEAERVARKIPKMKPGRQRGRPVRVGYTLPITFNVE; encoded by the coding sequence ATGGAAATCAAGAAAAATCCAAAATCAAACTTAGAAAACTATAGTAAACTATTTATGCAAATAGGTTTGGTTTTAGCTTTATTTGTAACGTATGTTGCTATTGAAAATAAGACATATGATAAAGAGTATGGAGAGCTAGGTATGGCTAACATGGCTACTGATATTGAAGAGGAAACTATTGAGCTTCAAATTGAGCCACCAAAGCCAAAACCAAATACACCTCCACCACCAGCTCCTGAAAAAATTGAAGTAGTAGAAGACGAGGAAGAAATTGAAGAAACAGTAATTGAATCTACTGAAACTGATGAATCTGAAGCTGTAGAGGTAGAAGATATTCAAGAAGTAGAAGAGGTAGAAGAAGTGGTAGAAGATGTACCATTCGCTATTATTGAAGAAGTACCTGTATTTCCAGGTTGTAGCGGAACAAAGGCTCAAAAGAAAGAATGTTTAAATAAAAAGTTACAGAAGCATATTCAACGTAACTTTAATGCGGAACTTGCGAATGAGTTAGGTTTATCTCCAGGGAAGAAAAGAATCTATGTTCAGTTTAAAATTGACAAAGATGGATCTATTACAAATGTAGCAGCTAGAGCTCCGCACCCAAGGTTAAAGAAGGAAGCAGAAAGAGTTGCTAGAAAGATACCTAAAATGAAACCTGGTAGACAAAGAGGTAGACCAGTAAGAGTAGGTTATACTTTACCAATTACATTTAATGTAGAGTAG
- a CDS encoding VanZ family protein gives MLKRIKNLLKDKLIIIAILITLSIAIISLIKLGKAPIQISHIDKLEHAFAYFVLSLVWLLALKTTKINKYIIVFCCFFYGIIIEVLQVTTTSYRSGEILDIMANTTGILIAFIVYNSFFKKNKAI, from the coding sequence GTGCTGAAGCGTATCAAGAACTTATTAAAGGATAAACTAATCATAATAGCAATACTAATAACTTTAAGTATTGCTATTATTAGTTTAATCAAACTAGGAAAAGCACCCATACAAATTAGCCATATAGATAAGTTAGAACATGCTTTTGCTTATTTCGTGTTAAGTTTAGTATGGTTGCTAGCTTTAAAAACAACAAAAATTAATAAATATATTATCGTTTTTTGTTGTTTTTTTTACGGCATAATTATTGAGGTTCTACAAGTTACAACCACGTCATATAGATCAGGAGAGATTTTAGATATAATGGCAAACACGACGGGTATTTTAATAGCTTTCATAGTTTACAACTCTTTTTTTAAGAAAAATAAAGCTATTTAA
- the gcvH gene encoding glycine cleavage system protein GcvH: MNIPSELKYTKDHEWVKVENGVATIGITDFAQGELGDIVYVDVDTLDEELDAEEVFGSVEAVKTVSDLFMPLSGEVVEFNEALEDEPELVNSDPYGNGWMIKVKLSDDSQVADLLSAEAYQELIKG; this comes from the coding sequence ATGAACATTCCATCAGAATTAAAGTACACCAAAGACCACGAGTGGGTTAAAGTAGAAAATGGTGTAGCAACTATTGGTATTACTGATTTTGCACAAGGAGAGTTAGGAGATATCGTATACGTTGACGTAGATACATTAGATGAGGAATTAGATGCTGAAGAAGTTTTCGGTTCTGTAGAAGCAGTAAAAACAGTTTCAGATCTTTTTATGCCTTTATCAGGAGAAGTAGTAGAGTTTAACGAAGCGTTAGAAGATGAACCAGAATTAGTAAACTCGGATCCTTATGGAAATGGGTGGATGATAAAAGTGAAATTATCTGACGATTCACAAGTAGCAGATTTATTAAGTGCTGAAGCGTATCAAGAACTTATTAAAGGATAA